Proteins encoded in a region of the Scyliorhinus torazame isolate Kashiwa2021f chromosome 1, sScyTor2.1, whole genome shotgun sequence genome:
- the LOC140409790 gene encoding ferritin, higher subunit-like → MAAQVCQNYHKDCEDAVNKQINLELYSSYVYLSMSSYFDRDDVALRHFAEFFKEQSHEEREHAEKLMQFQNKRGGRIILEDVKKPEQDEWGNGLEAMQRALQVEKNVNQSLLDLHKLSSGNTDPHLCDFLETHYLDEQGKMIKKLGDHITNLKRLGATENGLGEYLFEKLTLD, encoded by the coding sequence ATGGCCGCCCAAGTGTGTCAGAACTACCACAAGGACTGTGAGGATGCTGTTAACAAACAGATCAACCTGGAGCTCTATTCCTCCTATGTTTACCTCTCCATGTCGTCTTACTTTGACCGGGATGATGTTGCCCTGCGTCACTTTGCTGAGTTCTTCAAGGAGCAGTCACACGAGGAACGGGAACACGCTGAGAAACTGATGCAATTCCAGAATAAACGTGGAGGCCGCATCATCCTGGAGGATGTCAAGAAACCAGAGCAGGATGAGTGGGGCAATGGTCTGGAGGCAATGCAGAGAGCTCTGCAGGTGGAGAAGAATGTGAACCAGAGTCTGCTggatctgcacaaactctcctctgggAACACCGACCCTCATTTGTGTGACTTCCTGGAGACTCACTACTTGGATGAACAAGGGAAGATGATCAAGAAGCTCGGAGATCACATCACCAACCTGAAGAGACTGGGAGCCACTGAAAATGGCTTGGGAGAGTACCTGTTTGAAAAGCTCACGCTGGACTGA